A window of Castanea sativa cultivar Marrone di Chiusa Pesio chromosome 1, ASM4071231v1 contains these coding sequences:
- the LOC142610204 gene encoding plastidic glucose transporter 4: MQASTFAVKGGIGFGVQKRKRILNGFGESKKPILGLRMTDRSACCGLRTISTAMETELTGARVGAYGILRSLAKPRSVKAQATDGDLENAPFTVPQGKSSGTVLPYVGVACLGAILFGYHLGVVNGALEYLAKDLGIVENTVLQGWVVSALLAGATVGSFTGGTLADKFGRTRTFQLDAIPLTIGAFLCVTAQSVQTMIIGRLLAGIGIGVTSAVVPLYISEISPTEIRGTLGSVNQLFICIGILAALVAGLPLAGNPLWWRTMFGIAILPSILLALGMAVSPESPRWLFQQGKIAEAEKSIKTLFGKERVAEVMHDLTAAAQGSTEPEAGWFDLFSSRYWKVVSVGAALFLFQQLAGINAVVYYSTSVFRSAGIASDVAASALVGMANVFGTAVASSLMDRQGRKSLLITSFSGMAASMLLLSLSFTWKVLAPYSGTLAVLGTVLYVLSFSLGAGPVPALLLPEIFASRIRAKAVALSLGMHWISNFIIGLYFLSVVTKFGISSVYLGFATVCLLAVLYIAGNVVETKGRSLEEIERALNPAI, encoded by the exons atgcaggcGTCAACTTTTGCAGTCAAAGGAGGTATAGGTTTTGGGGTCCAAAAACGTAAAAGGATTTTGAATGGTTTTGGGGAATCTAAAAAACCAATTTTGGGATTGAGAATGACCGATAGGAGTGCTTGCTGTGGTCTACGCACCATTTCGACGGCTATGGAGACTGAGCTCACTGGTGCAAGAGTGGGTGCTTATGGCATTCTCAGGTCCTTGGCCAAGCCCAGATCAGTCAAGGCTCAGGCTACTG ATGGTGATCTTGAGAATGCTCCTTTCACTGTGCCTCAGGGAAAATCTTCTGGGACAGTTTTGCCATACGTTGGTGTTGCTTGTTTGGGAGCTATTTTGTTTGGTTACCATCTCGG GGTGGTAAATGGTGCTCTTGAGTACCTCGCTAAGGATCTTGGCATTGTGGAAAACACTGTATTACAAG GATGGGTTGTTAGTGCACTTCTCGCTGGTGCCACTGTTGGTTCATTTACTGGTGGAACATTGGCAGACAAGTTCGGTAGAACAAGGACTTTTCAATTAGATGCCATCCCACTGACAATTGGAGCATTTCTTTG TGTCACAGCCCAGAGTGTACAGACTATGATAATAGGCCGCTTACTTGCTGGCATCGGAATTGGTGTCACATCTGCTGTTGTACCACTTTACATATCTGAG ATCTCACCAACTGAAATTCGTGGCACACTTGGATCTGTGAACCAGCTATTTATATGTATTGGGATTCTTGCAGCTTTGGTTGCTGGATTACCTTTGGCAGGAAACCCtctatg GTGGAGGACAATGTTTGGTATTGCAATTTTACCATCTATTTTATTGGCATTAGGAATGGCAGTTTCTCCAGAAAGTCCTCGGTGGCTTTTTCAG CAAGGAAAAATTGCTGAAGCTGAAAAGTCTATAAAAACTCTATTTGGAAAGGAAAGAGTTGCTGAGGTTATGCATGATTTAACAGCAGCAGCTCAAGGTTCTACAGAACCTGAAGCAGGATGGTTTGATCTGTTTAGTAGCCGCTATTGGAAAG TTGTTAGTGTAGGTGCAGCACTTTTCTTGTTCCAACAATTGGCTGGGATAAATGCTGTGGTATATTATTCTACCTCTGTGTTTCGGAGTGCTGGGATTGCCTCTGATGTTGCAGCAAGTGCTCTTGTTGGGATGGCAAATGTCTTTG GCACAGCTGTAGCATCCTCCTTGATGGACAGGCAGGGAAGGAAAAGTCTTCTCATCACAAGCTTTAGTGGAATG GCTGCTTCAATGTTGTTGCTTTCTCTATCCTTTACTTGGAAGGTCCTGGCACCATACTCTGGCACTCTTGCTGTTCTTGGGACTGTTCT CTATGTATTGTCCTTTTCACTTGGTGCTGGTCCTGTGCCTGCTCTTCTTCTACCAGAGATATTTGCCTCTAGAATCAGAGCAAAAGCAGTTGCTTTGTCATTAGGCATGCATTGG ATTTCCAACTTCATCATTGGCCTTTATTTCCTGAGCGTTGTGACCAAGTTTGGAATCAGCTCAGTGTATTTGGGATTTGCAACTGTCTGTCTTCTTGCTGTCCTGTACATAGCTGGTAATGTTGTGGAAACAAAGGGGAGATCTTTGGAGGAAATAGAGCGTGCTCTTAACCCTGCAATTTGA
- the LOC142628499 gene encoding uncharacterized protein LOC142628499 — MKHLMPKLVSPSHTAFVVGRRGTDNFIVAQELLYTLEKKKGKTGYTITKINLEKAYDRMEWSFVRNVLCSLGFQNATVELILSCISSTSVSILFNGEQLEEFEPLRDDLLLFAKANSENCETILDILEEFCSLSGQKISKEKAKIFFSLNVSEEDCAYMCCKLPTKVCDRVDKLTRDFLWGSTEEKRKIHLVRWDKVTTPTSLGGLGIFQMRARNAAILAKLRWRIASRPKAPWALMLTSKYLTPTRLGERGRRLPASSTWAACKDGGVIFNKWLKWSISNGEAVSAWDDFWLASGPLRKLIQGPLLEGEGKKSAKEFLANVFNYSFVFPKSILLSKCLEKYD; from the exons ATGAAGCATCTCATGCCGAAGCTTGTCTCCCCCTCCCATACAGCTTTTGTTGTTGGTAGAAGAGGAACTGATAACTTTATAGTGGCCCAAGAGTTGCTCTACACtctagaaaagaagaaaggtaAAACTGGATATACGATCACTAAGATTAACTTAGAGAAAGCTTATGATCGTATGGAATGGAGCTTTGTGAGGAATGTTCTTTGCAGCCTTGGATTTCAGAATGCCACTGTGGAGCTTATCCTTAGCTGTATTTCCTCCACTTCTGTCTCCATTCTGTTTAATGGTGAGCAGCTTGAGGAATTTGAACCCTTGAGAG ATGATCTTTTGTTGTTTGCAAAAGCTAATTCAGAAAATTGTGAGACAATTTTGGACATTTTGGAGGAATTCTGCTCTCTCTCAGGTCAAAAAATTAGCAAAGAGAAGGCCAAAATCTTCTTTTCTCTGAATGTTTCAGAGGAAGATTGCGCTTACATG TGTTGCAAGTTACCCACCAAAGTTTGTGATAGAGTTGATAAGCTTACTAGAGATTTTCTTTGGGGTTCCACAGAAGAGAAAAGGAAGATCCATTTAGTTAGGTGGGATAAAGTTACTACCCCAACTAGTCTTGGAGGTCTTGGCATCTTTCAAATGAGAGCTAGAAATGCTGCTATCCTTGCTAAGCTTCGTTGGAGGATTGCTTCGAGGCCGAAGGCACCTTGGGCACTTATGCTCACCTCTAAATACCTTACCCCTACCAGGTTAGGTGAAAGGGGAAGAAGATTACCTGCCTCAAGTACTTGGGCAGCTTGCAAAGATGGGGGTGTTATCTTCAATAAATGGTTAAAGTGGTCTATCTCTAATGGGGAGGCTGTGAGTGCTTGGGATGATTTTTGGCTTGCCTCAGGCCCTCTTAGGAAGCTTATACAAGGTCCTCTTTTAGAAGGGGAAGGGAAAAAATCAGCTAAAGAGTTCCTTGCAAATGTGTTTAACTATTCCTTTGTCTTCCCTAAATCAATCCTACTTTCAAAATGTTTAGAGAAATATGATTAA